The following are encoded in a window of Phaseolus vulgaris cultivar G19833 chromosome 3, P. vulgaris v2.0, whole genome shotgun sequence genomic DNA:
- the LOC137807859 gene encoding uncharacterized protein — translation MMAPNQTRETLSLYLPQPSSPPPEAVNVHLRRRHLLSTTAFTISFNFNLSFTTSLSVTEPVAGASGLFQMPPPRLTNRYFLVRAGESEFESMGIIKTNPVEKTSVDSGLSERGKKQAIKAAFDLKEMGACDKGCWIWAAITQRAYQTAEIIASVNGVTRSYLVPEYSFLDARGLGAYEGKKLESVSEVYASDGISPNIKPPPTDNGTPNESVADVFVRVTQLMSILETQYSGDTVIIVSPDSDNLTILQAGLIGLDLRRHRDLSFSPGEVRFVDPSDIPAYKQPASAVYKCSKNPPNCN, via the exons ATGATGGCACCAAATCAAACGAGGGAAACACTTTCTCTTTACCTACCACAACCGTCGTCTCCTCCTCCGGAAGCCGTAAACGTCCACCTCCGGCGCCGCCACCTCCTCAGCACCACCGCATTCACCAtctctttcaatttcaatctcTCATTCACAACTTCTCTGTCCGTGACAGAGCCGGTGGCCGGTGCCAGCGGCCTCTTCCAAATGCCCCCACCACGCCTCACCAACCG TTATTTTCTTGTGAGAGCTGGTGAGTCTGAGTTTGAGAGCATGGGAATTATTAAGACCAACCCCGTGGAGAAGACTTCAGTGGATAGTGGCTTATCTGAAAGAGGGAAAAAACAGGCTATAAAAGCAGCTTTTGATTTGAAAGAAATGGGAGCATGTGACAAAGGATGTTGGATCTGGGCTGCTATAACTCAAAGAGCTTACCAGACTGCAGAGATCATTGCTTCTGTTAATGGAGTTACCCGTAG CTATCTAGTCCCAGAATACAGCTTTCTAGATGCCCGTGGATTAGGTGCTTATGAAGGAAAAAAACTGGAATCTGTTTCAGAA GTGTATGCGTCAGATGGTATATCTCCGAACATCAAGCCTCCTCCCACTGATAATGGAACTCCGAATGAGAGTGTTGCGGATGTTTTTGTTCGTGTGACACAACTTATGTCGATTCTTGAAACTCAGTACTCGGGTGACACCGTTATTATAGTCTCGCCTGATTCTGACAACTTGACAATTCTTCAGGCTGGTTTGATAGGACTAGACCTACGAAG GCACAGGGATCTGTCTTTTTCACCTGGTGAAGTCCGCTTTGTTGATCCCAGTGACATTCCTGCATACAAGCAGCCTGCATCTGCTGTATATAAATGTTCCAAGAACCCACCAAATTGTAACTAA
- the LOC137807863 gene encoding E3 ubiquitin-protein ligase SIS3, protein MAIRGVDFKWYDGFFLAMLATSVVIVAINWKRYHSCTYPLHIWIVVDYTTVFVFRLLMFVDNGLAAGMGLDFGRQQRYARFCGRVVVLSILVLLLYPFLWAWTVIGTLWFSSAKNCLPEDGQKWGFLIWLLFSYCGLLCIACMSLGKWLTRRQAHLLRAQQGIPVSEYGVLVDMIRVPDWAFEAAGQETRGMVQDAAAYHPGLYLTPAQREAVEALIQELPKFRLKAVPTDCSECPICLEEFYVGNEVRGLPCAHNFHVECIDEWLRLNVKCPRCRCSVFPNLDLSALSNLPAEPERSSASVVTTTSYVRGQPSSQSYRLRLQGLLRPVRAEIAGPVGDIDNALPNAENGFVSIVTHNASSGDHVSSVECVPVTVRLSSAQS, encoded by the exons ATGGCTATCAGAGGCGTTGATTTCAAGTG GTACGATGGCTTTTTTTTGGCCATGCTCGCCACCAGTGT AGTTATTGTCGCAATTAATTGGAAGCGGTATCATTCTTGTACCTATCCGTTGCACATATGGATTGTG GTCGACTACACTACTGTGTTTGTTTTCCGGCTCTTGATGTTTGTTGATAACGGGCTTGCTGCGGGAATGGGATT AGATTTTGGGCGGCAGCAGAGGTATGCTCGTTTCTGTGGAAGAGTAGTTGTCCTTTCAATCCTTGTGTTGCTTCTCTATCCATTTCTGTGGGCTTGGACTGTAATTGGTACCCTGTGGTTCAGCAGTGCAAAGAACTGT TTGCCTGAAGATGGTCAAAAATGGGGCTTTCTCATCTGGCTACTTTTTAGTTACTGTGGACTCCTTTGCATTGCTTGCATGTCTTTGGGAAAG TGGTTGACACGAAGACAAGCACATCTACTGCGTGCTCAACAGGGTATCCCTGTATCTGAATATGGG GTTCTGGTTGACATGATCCGAGTGCCTGATTGGGCATTTGAAGCTGCTGGTCAAGAAACAAGGGGCATGGTACAAGATGCTGCGGCATATCATCCAGGACTTTACCTAACTCCAGCTCAG AGAGAAGCAGTTGAAGCTTTAATTCAGGAACTCCCAAAGTTCAGGTTAAAGGCTGTTCCTACTGATTGCAGTGAATGTCCTATCTGCTTAGAAGAGTTCTATGTAGGGAATGAG GTTCGAGgcttgccttgtgctcacaatTTTCATGTTGAATGCATTGATGAGTGGCTTAGGCTGAATGTGAAATGTCCTCGGTGCCGTTGCTCAGTATTCCCAAACCTTGATCTTAGTGCACTGTCCAATCTCCCTGCTGAGCCTGAGCGATCTTCTGCAAGTGTAGTGACAACAACCAGTTATGTGAGAGGCCAACCGTCTAGTCAAAGTTACCGGTTAAGATTGCAGGGTCTTCTGCGTCCAGTCCGTGCTGAAATTGCTGGCCCTGTTGGTGACATAGATAATGCATTGCCAAATGCTGAGAACGGTTTTGTATCAATCGTGACTCACAATGCATCATCTGGAGACCACGTCTCTTCTGTCGAATGCGTGCCTGTCACCGTGAGACTTTCCTCTGCACAAAGTTAG